The sequence TGGAAGGGCGTATTCGCTCCGTCCACGATGGCGAACAATTTCTCATTAATAAAGCACAATTCACTCTCTATTTCGAGCAGCTCGAAGCTTTAAAACAACAAATTGATGACTGGCGCAACGAACCACTTCCGCCCGATCGCGATATCAAAGATGAAGACTGACAAGCCGGCTAAAGATACAAATATCTTTAGCCGACTTTCTACTTATATCAGTATAATTTAACGTTTTTAAGAGCAATCTATTTTTACCAAATGGTTGCTTTCATGTCACTTTACTAGTATAGTTGAAAATTGTTTCTAAATGATGAGCAATTTAAGGGGGAAATATGAAGAAAATTTCAAATGTCTTTTTTATCGCAATCGGGTTGATTATCGCCGTTGTCATCTATGGCGCATTATCACCTGAAAGCTTCGGAGCTATCACAGAACACGCCAAAAACTTCGTTGCATCACGTTTTGGTTGGTACTATATGTTACTCATGTCATTCATGGCTATACTTAGCGTCTACTTTGTCTTTAGTCCATATGGCAATATTCGACTTGGCAAGGATACCGATCGACCACAATTTTCAACCGTTACATGGATTGCCATGCTATTTTCAGCCGGAATGGGAATCGGGGTTGTCTTTTACAGTGCCGCTGAACCATTATCACATTTTGCTATCAGTCCAGCGACGGAAGATCCTAATACGGATGCCGCTTTCAAAGAAGCTTTGCGCCAGTCTTTCTTCCACTGGGGATTCCATGTATGGGCTATGTATGGAGTTATTGCCTTATCACTCGCCTTCTTCCAGTTCCGTAAAGGAGAACCGGGATTAATTTCAGCAACATTGAAGCCGATATTCGGTAAAAAGATGGAAGGTCCTTGGGGCATTTTCATCGATGTACTTGCCGTTTTCGCGACATCGTTTGGAGTCGCCACGACTCTCGGCTTCGGTGCTGTTCAAATTAATGCAGGCCTTCACTATTTATTTGACGTGACGATTGGCATTAAATCGCAGTTCGTTATCATTGCAGTTGTGACGGTTTTATTCGTTGCGTCTGCGTGGTCTGGCCTGAGTAAAGGTATCAAGTACTTGTCAAACGCGAACTTAATACTGGCCTTTATTCTACTTGGGCTGATTATCATTTTGGGGCCTACATTACTCATTTTCAATATGTTCACTGACTCACTTGGTGGCTATATCGCCAACCTAATTCCGATGAGTTTTGGGACAGCACCATTGAATCCAGATAATCGGCAATGGCTCGATAGTTGGACAATTTTCTATTGGGCATGGTGGATTTCATGGGCACCTTTCGTCAGTATGTTTATCGCCCGTATTTCAAAAGGACGTACCATTCGAGAGTTCATGGTTGGCGTACTTGTTGCACCTACATTACTCGGGACGTTCTGGTTTTCGGCATTTGGTACAACCGCAATCGATATTCAGAAAAAAGGACTCGTCGATTTAACAATTCCTTCGACAGAGTTGACGATTTTCGAAATGTTCAATGTGATGCCGATGTCGCTCTTCATATCAGTTTTAGCGATTTTCTTAATCGCTTCGTTCTTCATCACATCAGCCGATTCCGCGACATTCGTTCTCGGCATGCAGTCGACAAACGGTTCGTTGACGCCGCCAAATAACGTCAAACTTACTTGGGGCACCATCCAATCGACAATCGCCTTCATTCTGTTGTCCGTCAATGGACTGACAGCCTTACAAAACACCATTATCATTGCAGCACTGCCGTTTTCGTTTGTCATGCTGTTGATGATTGCGTCATTGCTCAAGGCGTTAAAGGCAGAATTGAAGTTAATAAAATCAAAAAAATAACATAAGAAAAGGCTCATTCATTGAATAAAATGAAGGAGCCTTTTCTTGATATTGGCGGTTGTTCATAAGTATATTGGCGCTCATCCATGGTTTATTGACATTAGTGGGCAACTTATTAGCGCTCAACACCAAATTATTGGCGAATCATGACTTTACTACCACAAAAAAAGATACCTCATTGACTAAAATAAGGTATCCTTCGCTCAACCTGTCACAACGATCGATTCACGCTTGCCAATAATCTGCAAAAAGTCACCAACCATAGCACTGCCCGTTGGATACATACCAGCACCAGGACCGATGAGTGTCAATGAGCCAAGGTGATCTGTGTCTACAATAACGGCATTGTCCACGCCATCAACACCATATAGTGGATGGTCAGCACCAATGAGTACAGGGCCTACGCTACCACGCAACACTCCGTCTTCATCCACCGAAATATCAGCAACATGACGATAATGTAATCTCCCCTTCGATGCATCCTGCACACCCTCAATCGTTACCCCATCAATACCAACAATCGGAACGTCTTGCCAATCTGGTTGACGTCCAAATGCTAATGCACTTAAAATCATTAGTTTTCGGAATGCATCCATTCCACTTACATCATCTGACGGATCTGCTTCTGCGTAGCCTAATTGTTGCGCTTCATGCAATGCGGCTTTAAATGGAATTTCCTCCTCCCGCATTTTCGTCAGGATAAAATTCGATGTACCATTCAAAATTCCTCGAATACGTCGCACACGATCTGCCGGCAACAAGCCCGTAATCGTCCGGATAATTGGTACTCCACCCGCTGTCGTCGCTTCATAGCGCGCTTGAACACCATGGGCTTCCGCATGCTTTACTAATGCTGGTCCATGTTTGGCAAACATCGTTTTATTCGCCGTGATGACATGACACCCTTTTTCAATTGCTTCTCGTAGATAGCTATAAGCTGGTTCTTCTCCGACAATGGCTTCAAAAATGACGTCGATATCTGGATTCGACAAAATTTCTTGGATGTCATTTGTGATTTTTGTTCCTGGTGTCGCTAGGTACTCTTTTGCCGTATCACGCACAAGAATCGATACGATATCAATTGTATGACCTGTTTCTTGCTTAATATCATCTTTTCGTTCATTCAGAATCCTGAAAATCCCTTCGCCTACTGTGCCGAAACCGAGTATAGCGACTTTGATTGACGGCATACCGCCACCTCCATGAATTGCTTAATAATAAGTCCCCATTTGTCGAATTCCGTTAAAAATCCATTGTGCCCATATTCTGTATTAATAAGAATATAGCTTGCATTCTCAACAAGATGTGCAAACGCCTGAATCTCTTCCGACGGATAAATCAGATCATGCGTAAATGCGAGTGTCACCACTTTTGCTGATAGTTGACGAGAGGCTCTTTCAATGCCTCCCCGTCCACGACCGATATCATGGGTATTCATAGCTCCGAGTAGTGTGTAATAACTATTCGGATCAAAGTGTTTGACTACTATAGGTCCTGTATACGTATCGTTGCTAAAGCCAGCATCATTGCCGATTGCATGCAAACCAACCCCATATGCACTCAATGTCGGCGTAACTGCGATCGGTACGAGTACATCCATATCCTCAGCATAGAGGATACCCCATTCCAGTACCCGCATGCCTCCGAGCGAAGCACCGATCACTACACGCAGTCGATCAATACCTAACGCTGTTAACGCTTTACGCTCCGCATGCACCATATCACGAATTGTTATTTCTGGAAATGAATCGTCATAAGGCTCACCCGTAGATGGATTAATAGATAACGGACCCGTCGATCCATCACATCCCCCTAAAACATTGAAAGAGATGACCGTGAATTGATTCGTATCGATACTTTTCCCTCGGCCTACAAGACCACTCCACCAGCCCGGATTTTTATCTGTCCCAACGGTTTCGTGACTCCCTGTTAATGCGTGGCAAACAAGGACAGTTTGTGCCTCTGGTCTGCCTATTCTTTCATAGGCTAGCTGGACATTCTCCAACATAATGCCAGACTCCAATCGTAAGCTCCCAATGTTCACAATTCCTGTCCCCATGCTCGTCACGCTCCCTCTTTTTTATCGAATATCTTTTATGCTTTAACTGGAACAGCCTTATCAATAGCCTGTGCAAGGTCCGCGATAATATCTTCTACCGCTTCCAGTCCAACTGATAGGCGAATCAATTCTTCTTTGACGCCCGCTTTTTCAAGTCCTTCTGCCGATAACTGCTGATGCGTTGTTGAAGCTGGGTGAATAATAAGTGACTTTGCATCCCCAACGTTGGCAACATGCGACCAAATGTTAACATTATCTATCAAATTACGACCCGCTTCGCGTCCACCTTTAATACCGAAGACGATAATCGACCCAAATCCGTTTTTCAAATATTTTTTCGCATTATCAGCTGATGGATGGTCTTCCTGACCCGTGTACGTTACCCACTCCACTGACGGATGTTGCTTCAAGTAATCTGCCACTTTAAGCGCATTGGCATTATGTTTTTCCACACGTAAATGTAATGTTTCAAGTCCTTGTAGGAAAGCGAATGCATTGTCAGGACTCAAGCATGGACCAAAGTCACGTAGTGCTTGAACACGTAGTTTCGTTGCAAATGCTGCACCTGCCGCATCAATACCATACCGAATTCCATGATACGTTTCATCTGGCTCAGTGAAACCAGGAAATCTTCCTTGTGTCCAGTCGAATTTACCAGCATCGACAGCAACACCACCGATGGACGTCCCATGTCCGCCAATCCATTTTGTTGCGGAGTGAATGACAACGTCCGCGCCAAATTCAATAGGGTTCGAACCGTACGGCGATGGGAATGTATTATCGATAAGGAGTGGAAGCCCATTGTCGTGCGCGATGTTTGCCACTGCTTCAATATCGAGCACATGAAGGCTTGGGTTACCAATTGTT comes from Sporosarcina sp. FSL K6-3457 and encodes:
- a CDS encoding excisionase family DNA-binding protein, producing the protein MYITIEEAAEHLGMPIGQVQKYVLEGRIRSVHDGEQFLINKAQFTLYFEQLEALKQQIDDWRNEPLPPDRDIKDED
- a CDS encoding BCCT family transporter → MKKISNVFFIAIGLIIAVVIYGALSPESFGAITEHAKNFVASRFGWYYMLLMSFMAILSVYFVFSPYGNIRLGKDTDRPQFSTVTWIAMLFSAGMGIGVVFYSAAEPLSHFAISPATEDPNTDAAFKEALRQSFFHWGFHVWAMYGVIALSLAFFQFRKGEPGLISATLKPIFGKKMEGPWGIFIDVLAVFATSFGVATTLGFGAVQINAGLHYLFDVTIGIKSQFVIIAVVTVLFVASAWSGLSKGIKYLSNANLILAFILLGLIIILGPTLLIFNMFTDSLGGYIANLIPMSFGTAPLNPDNRQWLDSWTIFYWAWWISWAPFVSMFIARISKGRTIREFMVGVLVAPTLLGTFWFSAFGTTAIDIQKKGLVDLTIPSTELTIFEMFNVMPMSLFISVLAIFLIASFFITSADSATFVLGMQSTNGSLTPPNNVKLTWGTIQSTIAFILLSVNGLTALQNTIIIAALPFSFVMLLMIASLLKALKAELKLIKSKK
- a CDS encoding homoserine dehydrogenase, coding for MPSIKVAILGFGTVGEGIFRILNERKDDIKQETGHTIDIVSILVRDTAKEYLATPGTKITNDIQEILSNPDIDVIFEAIVGEEPAYSYLREAIEKGCHVITANKTMFAKHGPALVKHAEAHGVQARYEATTAGGVPIIRTITGLLPADRVRRIRGILNGTSNFILTKMREEEIPFKAALHEAQQLGYAEADPSDDVSGMDAFRKLMILSALAFGRQPDWQDVPIVGIDGVTIEGVQDASKGRLHYRHVADISVDEDGVLRGSVGPVLIGADHPLYGVDGVDNAVIVDTDHLGSLTLIGPGAGMYPTGSAMVGDFLQIIGKRESIVVTG
- a CDS encoding homoserine O-acetyltransferase family protein is translated as MGTGIVNIGSLRLESGIMLENVQLAYERIGRPEAQTVLVCHALTGSHETVGTDKNPGWWSGLVGRGKSIDTNQFTVISFNVLGGCDGSTGPLSINPSTGEPYDDSFPEITIRDMVHAERKALTALGIDRLRVVIGASLGGMRVLEWGILYAEDMDVLVPIAVTPTLSAYGVGLHAIGNDAGFSNDTYTGPIVVKHFDPNSYYTLLGAMNTHDIGRGRGGIERASRQLSAKVVTLAFTHDLIYPSEEIQAFAHLVENASYILINTEYGHNGFLTEFDKWGLIIKQFMEVAVCRQSKSLYSVSAQ
- a CDS encoding O-acetylhomoserine aminocarboxypropyltransferase/cysteine synthase family protein, whose amino-acid sequence is MTKLQPETLLLHGGQEPDPVTGSRAVPIHRTTSFVFRDTEHAQNLFALKESGNIYTRIMNPTVDVFEKRVALLEGGTAAVALSSGMAAIAFSILNIAGAGDEIVAASNLYGGTYNLFAVSLPRYGINVKFVDATDPENFRAAITDKTKAIFAETIGNPSLHVLDIEAVANIAHDNGLPLLIDNTFPSPYGSNPIEFGADVVIHSATKWIGGHGTSIGGVAVDAGKFDWTQGRFPGFTEPDETYHGIRYGIDAAGAAFATKLRVQALRDFGPCLSPDNAFAFLQGLETLHLRVEKHNANALKVADYLKQHPSVEWVTYTGQEDHPSADNAKKYLKNGFGSIIVFGIKGGREAGRNLIDNVNIWSHVANVGDAKSLIIHPASTTHQQLSAEGLEKAGVKEELIRLSVGLEAVEDIIADLAQAIDKAVPVKA